AATCGTACCAATCCGATTCTGCAGAAGAATAGACCGTTTTTCAGACGCGCTTTGTTCACTGTCGGACTTTTGCTCAGGCATTTCAACTTCACTGATAAGGAAGTAACCGAGGGCCTACCAGAGAATATAAAGGACCAAGTTTTTGAGACGCTGAGCTACTTTGTGCATCAGGATAACGACGACATACGATTTTTCACACTTTCGGCTATTGGCTCATTGTGCATCAGGCACTACGAATTCATGATGACACCCGAGCTCAAAGAACTTTATCACCATTTACTCACTTCCGAAAATGCGCCCATCAACATGCGGTCACAGGTCCTCAACAACATTGAAGTATATCTGCAAGAGGAAGAAAAGCGAATGATAAAACAGGATCAGGAATGGGCTAAGCTGTCCAAGCAAGAGAACCTCAAGGAAATGGGCGACGTTTCATCGGGTATGGCTAGTACGGTAATCCAGTTGTACCTAAAAGAGATACTGGAGTCGTTCCTTCATATAAATGTATCTGTGAGGCACGCTGCTCTCAAGGTAATCCAGCTGATATTGGCTCAGGGTCTCGTACATCCTGTGCAAATAGTTCCGTACCTGATTTGCATGAGTACAGATTGTGAAAAGATGGTGAGTCATAGTGCCGACAAACAACTGCAAGACATCGAGAAGAAATATCCAGGCTTCATACACATGAAGTCACAGTTTGGAATCAGGCTGAGCTACCGGCTTCAGAAGATACTGCAAAACGACGATACCGTTAGAGGGATGAGAATAAAGGAGGGGGAATTTCCATCTGCTCTCAACGGTTTTCTGTACACCATACTTAGGAATACCAAGCAGCAACGGAGGGCGATTGTTCTCTCTTTCCTTAAACAGTTTGACGAAAGTGCTAAGACAAGTTTGTCACAAATGCTTTATCTGGCAGACAATTTGTCTTACTTCACTTACCAGGTTCAGGATGAGCCATTGTTTATCATCCATAATATCGACATCATCATTTCAATGTCTGGCACAAATCTCTTACAGTCTTTCAAGGAGGCCCTGTTGCCTAAGGAGATTCATCCCCAGCAATCGCAGgtgcaacaacagcagcaacagcaggaGCATCCCTCGCTTATGAAATTTGGGCCTGATGGAGAACCACTGGCAATTCCAGTTTTACCGAATATTGAGGATGAAGAGGATgacgaagaagacgaggaAACGATAATGGCAAGGTTACCGGAAGACACGACATTACTCAGGGAGTATATAACGGCTAGTCAAGGTTTTTTATTGCTGCTTACTCTGAGACAGCATCTCAAAGATCTTTACGGATTCACGGATGCTAAAATTGGACAGTATTCACCTTCAGAATCTGCGAAGGTCTACGAGAAGGCTGttagtagaaaaaataatctccaCTTCCGGCCTAAAGCAACGCTACAGAAACTGAAAGATGGTACAAATAATGATGAGCTGGACGAAACTGGTAAAAAGAAGTTGATAAAAGAATACCTCGACTTCAAGCAATTGATGCTCAAATTTGATCCTGAGGAACCCGATGAGGAGGGGGGAAACCCTGAAGCTTTACAAAAAGCCAATCAAATTGATCCAACTGCTGCTAGCGGTAGATTACCAACTGTTGCAGATATTCACGCCACACCCACTCACTCTATGAACAGACAGCTAAATGAGAATCAGATTAACATGAGTAACCCTGCGGTTCAAGTTAACTCTGTTAATTCAATCCCCGCAGCTCCACAGGCTGCGGCAACCACCCCACGTGTACCTAAACTAACCATACACCCCCACAGCGAAAACAAGGACCACAGAAAACAGCATCGTACCCATAAAACGGAAAAGGTTAAAAAgcacaagaagaaaaaaaggagaagaattTCAGACAGTAGCGAAAGTGCTGAGGACTATAGTGACCCTGATTTTCTAGTGTGAAAAACGAGTGTAAATAACTAaattatctatatatatatatatatatatataaattatatatataaattatatatatatatacacacactaAACAATCATTCTTCTCATTTAATGAAAAACGTTGACATGCCAGATGCGTGTTTTGtgggatttttttcttttctttgtcttattttttattattactattattatccCCGACGCTCATTTTCGAAGGCGTTTTTCATGccagatgttttttttctcaattttattttttaatcttgcTTTTTTCGTATTTAGTGTGCAATAGGACACAAGAGTGCGGCGACGTGCTAAATATGTGACACGGAAAAAGTTTGACCCAGTGAAAAATGGATGcggataaaaagaaagaaataaaaaattatcataataCAATGAGactattttcgaaaaaaaaaaaaaaataattaaaaaatgataacgTAATCATCTATTCTTTCTAATGGTCAAGTTACAGACGCAAAGGATTTATCGTACTAATGAATCGTTTGTACCTACACTGTGTAATGTGAGAaaggaagaaacaaaaattccacACAAATTTCAGGGGGAATAGCTTTGCTCGGAtgctattttattttagtacacttttctttttcgaaaCCTTTTTCACGCAATCATTCTTAATAagctcttttctttttatatttttttttccttagaTATACAACATTGCTATTTATTATCTCGATCTCATCCGCTGATTGGCTTTGGtaggagaaatattttttatccgatgcattgagattttttttctttcctcgtcAAAACCATCTCGACGGAATATTCCGAGCCAAGTTTTTCTCCGAGATCCAAAGTACAATAGTCTCGTTACTAGATTCATTTCGATAAgatttttatgtaaataataataataataacaataacagtaataataatagtaataataacaacaataataatagtaataaatatgaaaattaccgaataaaatgatgaaaacgaaaaaaagggACATTGTAATATTCTTATTGGTTTTCTTTGAAAGAACTAACCTGAATGTGGGGATATAAATATTGAACTGAAAGCTTGTTTCAtgaatcgaaaaaagaaacatgcCCACCACATAATCCATGCTGTCTCTGTCTCTTTCTGATTTAAAAATCGTAATTGCGAACTGAACTGTGCGATGAGAGACTATGGGGTAAAACTATTCTCGTGTATAATAGGCAAATCTCATTTCTTAAAGAAAGAGTGTATGTAGTAAATGCAttatctatacatataatacaacaAATAAAGAGTTATTTGTAATATGTGTACATAAAACTTCGCGTATATAGggttattttatttgattttcgtGCCAAATTATGCGGCGGTGGTAGCAGCTTTGcgaaaagtatttgaaatctTGATGGATTTAAACAATCCATTCCGGTGTCAAATATTTGACGACCTCTAACAgtcgtaataattattaaaatcacCGCAGCACAGTTTGTCAAACGAATGCTATTTGATTCGTTTCAATGTTTTCTCAGTATAATAAGTTTTGTACGTGTGTAGATTAAcgttaaatatattatatgcgaTAGATTTGCGATtctccgaaaatgaaaaccatgaattaataattaaacgaGAAATTAAATCAAGTCGATTTTTATAATCAGTAAAAGATCTTCAAAAGCCAattattttgtcaaatttattcttctgtctctttatttttttttccttttgaaCGCCAAACTGTTTACCAGTAAtttcatacgtatataaaaCTCGGGAAGGGGGAggaatcccaaatatttttctttcgacttcgacaaacatttttttttacacgaaaaTAAGGGACTTATTACCATTGAAATGCAAGAGAAAGCGCAGAAGTCagaacttttattttttattcacttgatttatattacatatatttatatttttttaaaatcgcaaACAATCTGCTACCATTCTGCAAACATTTTCAGAGCGTGTACATAGATAAAACGACTTGCGCActagagaaaaagaaaagaaacgaaagaggaaaaaacacgatagaaaaagataaaaaaaaaaaaaaaattggctcgaGAAAAGTTGCGCAGAAAAAAAGACTTGAGGAAGAACGGTTCGCTTcgttttatacatattatatatatatacatatatatatatacaatttgTTTTAATAAGGTTATCTAAAAGGTACTTCTAAAAAAATctattatatacacgtatatgctAAAATGCATACTTGTATATACATAGTTCTACCGATAAGAATCTAACTCGTAAGTATTTGAATGAGCTGTTTTCGCATTACGTTGTACAGAATGTTGCTGCCCAGACTAGAGCGATTGTGTCCAATATAACATTATGACGACACTCTTGTATTATAACATTATCACATAGCACCTATGTTTTTGTATTTGGTAAtcataattaaaaagaaaaaatatgaataaaataaacaaaaggTAAATAGAAAGTATGTTATATATTTGAGTAAAGTCGAAACGGCGTTAATATGTTACCCGCAACAATTCACCTGCTACGTGATTTTCATTAGCGTTTCTTTCCTTTTATCGCATACTttactgttgttattattgttattgttgttgttgttgttgttattatcatcttcatcgtcatcatcatcatcattatcattattattattattattattattattgttgtataCGTTATATCCACACGATATAGGTACATAGTTATTAAATCTTATGGAACCCAGTATAACCCTAAAACTGTTTTGGATAAGAATCGACGCGCACTTACTCATAACTTATTATGTAAATcgtatgaaagaaaaaaaggttcCGTTCGTATGAGAGAAAATAAACACATATGTGaacatattatacaaatacgagaatttttatactgaagacatgaaattttcatatgtGGTTAttgcaatatacatatacgttatCTCAGATCGTATCACATTTACTATAAGTCTTCGGTACCATTTTCATCGCGGAGGAGCTCTGAAAAGAAGGATAAAATTGAAGTCAgaacgggaaaaaaaataaataaataaataataaacaaaattcacTAGTCATTCGTTCCTACTGACAATTTTTGGATATCTTTGATGTAATTGACTTTGCCAAAGGATTCGTCCGCCTTCTGTTCCAATTTGCATCTCTGCTCCCAGGCTTTCGTTGGTAAAAATAAGGTCGTGACCGAGGAGACGTTCGACTTTAGGGGCCTTGAATCAGGAGCTACAGAGTTAGCGGAACTTTGTCGCCAAGTCTTCAGAGAGCTAAGCctttttcgaatgaatttttcatcctgTTCTCTGAATTACGAAATTGCGCGAATTATAAGCGGGTAGGCGAATCTATTATAGGTAACCGTAGTATCGACTGTTTCCCACTAAAGTGAAATGAAGAAGTGGCAAAAATATATACCTGAAGGACTTCAACAATTTCAGTGATTCCGACCTCACGTGCGTACGAATCTCCTTTCTCTGTAAGTTCGGATCTGACCTCGATTTTCTCGCTGTCTCCCGGTCATCGAACTCTTTAAGTTTAGTCTTAGCTTCGTTTCGCAGCGCCTGCCGTCGCCTTCTCTCCTTATCAGCCTTTTCAATCTCTAGACGTTTCTTCTGCTCATCGTTCACCGCAGCCTTCCTCGCTCTTTCTGCCCTCCATGCCTCGATTTTCTGCTTCTTTTCTGCAACACTCGCTTTTGTGTCAGCGCTCCTGCATCGAGGAATAGATTCTTTTCCACCCGCAGGGGCACAACCAtgagaaaaagaggaagatTCGTTCCCTTCCGTTTCCCCGTTGGCTTTCGGTTTGAGGTCCTGTCGCCTTGACCGCCACTCGGCGATGTCCTTCTTCCGTTTCAGTCGCAATTCCGTATACAGCTTGTACCACGCTTCGTGGTTTATCACTTGCTCGTTTGTGAGATGAACTCGTCGCGCGCGCATTTCGGTCACGAGGTTCGGAACCGAATCGCACTTCCTCCTTACCTTGAGAAACTCGGAATGATCATCTTCGGACCATCCTTGCGTGTGACCGGTGCGAGCAACGAGCTCAATGAACTTATCGTTTACCCCGGTACGAGTCGGGCACTTCCGTTCTCCGGTTCGTTTCGGAGCTCTGTTTGTGTTTCCGGTGGAAAGTATTCTGTCGAATGCTCGTTGATCGGAATCTAGCGCCGATTCTTCTTCGCCGAGTTTGGCGAGACTTTTTTCCACATCCTTCAAGACCTCGATCTGGTTTGACAGTCTCATTAGCCGCAAACGAAAGTCGCTTATATCTAAAATTACAGGTGAAACGGTATATTTAATAGTCTGGGTTCGTTTTGGGTAGAGCAATTGTACTTCAAACACTCGCCTAGATTTCGAATCGCCGAAGGATCAGTTTGCTGAAGCATCAATTTCACCGATTTTAACTCATTCAGAATACCGAGGGTCGTCCACTCCAATTTCTGCAAGCTTGGCTGCCTGGAACAACGTGCGAAAACGAATGTTTGACGAGCAAATTGGAGAaggtaaatatttgatatgCGCACTCTTACCTTTCATCGAGCGTTTTTATCCGGTACTCGGTTATTTCATGAATCATATCGGTGTCAATTTTCATACGCTTTATCGTTGACGCAAGATCCTTTTCCAAAAAATCCTCTTGTAGTTTCAACCTTCTATATTCCCTCgaggattcaatttttttggtcaaaacaGGAACTCTCTTTCCAATATTCGAGTCACCCCTGACTTGCGTCGGGTTCTTGTCACGCCTTTCTGGACTCAGGGTGCAGTTCTTATCCATACTTGCAGTGTTCAGAGTTCAGAAACAGTCGCGGAACACAACGGTCATATTCTTCTATTGCCGAGCTTCTGCCAAGCCGGCAACGCAAATGAAAACAAACGTATCTCTATGACAACAAGTGGCAACAGGTGGAAAAATTCATTGCAAGGGCCAATCATCGTTCGATGGAACCTTCGATCGATATCTGCGCGCGTAATGTGCGCTCGACTttaacaaaacgaaaaaagtgTAGAGTAATCGGGGCaacttctttatttttctttttcaattcattatcgGCATCATCGGAGGATTGTACCGAGACATGGATATGCTCTGAGGACAAGTTACACGCTTTTAAATTCTCATTGCCCTCGCAATTTTCTTGGACAATGGGGTCGGCCACGTTGCGAGGCATAGTTTGCTCGGAGATTTCTTCCTTCGGGTGAGAGGTCGACTTCGGAAACGATTTTCCAGGCAGGATTGCCGCCGATTATCTCTTCGGCAACCGTCGATTCATTTTCCGGATTAGAAACAACAGCTACTGATTCAGGAAATTCCTCTAACCGCGCGAAGAGCCTCTTCAGATAGTCGAAGAGCTTTCGTTCTTGCGAAATTCGATAACGAAGCTTATCCTGCTCGCAGATGCTCTTCCGTAGCTTTTCAAGCTGCGGTTCAAGctcggaaaactttttctccGCTTGGAGTCTGCGTGTTTTCACCTCGCCTAAAAGTTCTCGGTCGTTTATCAGCTCTCGAAGAAGGACCGCGTTACTGCCAATCGTTCTAGACAGTCGCGCCGAAACtttcttcaaattcaaattctcgCGTTCTGTGTTCTTCGGTCTACGGAACCTCGGATGCGTGACCTTCCATCCAGGAATACGCCTCGTCGAGCTCTTTCAATATGTAAATGAGAGTGCAAATTGATTATATTTCGGTTGGTATGATTAAGCACGTAGGTTGAGTTGTTTCGTGTTAAATGTTATTATACAATGAGAGCAATAACCTTGATGAATAATCGGGTCCAGGACCGCTGGttcttcgtcaaatttttgttcaggGTACTGACGAAGTgagatttcttcttcagaaGAAGATCCGTCATCCTTGTCGTTGGTTTCTTTCGATCGTCTTTATTCCCCTGAAAATTCATCTCTTTTGCAGTGATCAGCCTCTTTCTCATCGATGCCCGCTCACCGTTCTCCTTTCTCCTGCGCAAAATCTTTGACACATTGTGGATAATCGTCTCCGGGATATCGTTTTCCTTGAGATCGATAGATGTTACCACGCTGTTCGTCTCTAGGAGTCTAACGACAGTTTCACCTCCTCTCGAAGTCAGTCCGCAATGTCGGATGTTGAAAGTCTTCATCCAAAAATCTTCCTTTAGTTCGTCGACTAGCAGTCGAACGCCACAGTCGCCCAGTTTACGGTTGTGGTTCAGCACCAGGGTGTGAAGACCCTTTCCAATCATTTAACAGATCTAATGAACACAGGGCAATATTCGGAATTAGATTTTTTGTTATACCTGCACAGCTTGCGCGTCACTCCACGCGCTGTGAAGCAGGTTTGTTCTCCTCTTCTTCAAAAAAGTCGACAGCGACATCGAGCTACGGATGGTCAAGCGGCAAGACGACAGGTCTAGGATGCAAAGACTAACGCAGTCCACCAACACGTTCAGTACCAAGTCGCACCCTTTTCGTTAGAGTAACAAAATGACAAGATAATTACTGACGAGATTGTTCACATGCTTGGAGGTTACTGGACCCCGCCgtccgaatgaaaaattaggaagaaagaaagcatcgttaaaaaaatgtccagCAGTGTTATTTGTGCCAATGATGATAAACACGAATAAAACAACATCCCTATTATGTGATAGATAATGAGTTAGAGCGAAATTCGAATAATATGAGCAGAGGtatcaacaatttgagaaaaggttttataattagaaCTTTTAAGATCAataaattttagtattttCGGTCAGTTTCCAACGTTTTTGCTCTCCGTTTGCTAGCTGAATAGATCCACATAAAATATCCGAAAACGCTAATGAAATCTTTCTTAATAGTAtagttattatatataattcgcaATTGTAATTGTTGATGATTAGCTGTAGTATAGTACTCATAAAATACTCTATTTTTATCCATTCTGGAGATAGCTTTTATCAACATTGCTTTCAAATGATTGCTAGAGATCTCGATAACGAACAAAAAATGCCCGAGAAACTAAAATAAGATGTAGATCGGATCAAAAACACCACAGCTTGATCATTCTACGCATTCTAATTGTGCAGAACGTGTTCTCGAATTATTAAAATCATAGCTTATGTTATTCATACTGACTAGTATTAATTTCTATTACGTATTCGGAATGTTGTTTCATTTGTGTTATAATTAACCACCATAATTGGCACCATTAACACTTTTagagatttttgaaataattctcctacattcctaaatttttaatcaaatggTTCCGCCCATTCATCCTcaacaaatttatttccacTATCCAGTCAAAGCAAATGTATATCATCACAGGGTTTTATTACCAGTATCTCCGATGCGGCATCGGGGTAGTCGAAGGGCTGTAAGATTCTTTGCGCATTTCAAGCCTTCGCAGAGAGGGTCCAAATATTTGATGGGCAAAGGGATTCCGTCCAGTGTCAGCGAGGTAATCACCGGCGATTTCCCAATGCAGGATGAAATTGCATCGACAAAACAACGGAGGATGAAATTTGTGTAGAGCATCGGTTCTCTGCTGCGAAGCCGTCGTCTGTACAAATTGTTTAAGGGATGAATTAGCAGTGGTGTGGAAAGAAATGATCAACATTTTGCGACTGTGTGGTTCTGTAATTAATGACGAGTCCTTGATTACCGGAATTTTTCGATCCTTTCCGCGGTGTTTACTtgttctctaatttttttacgcctGTGACGACTGTAAACGATTATTTCGAACAGGCTTTGATCATTCGCGATGGTACGTAACACCGGTGACCAGTCTTCGAAATTTATCCGGTCTGCACATAAACGCAGTCGGCCTTTGCGGAGGTGCGATTTTATCGCTGGTAGCGGCTGAACGTGATCCTCTTTGCACATCAGCTGaacgtgaaaaatatcaatcgtATGAAACGCGGACAAATTGTTTGGGTTAGGTTAACCCCCACGATGAAGGGAACGGcagtaattttgaataaagaTGATTAAGACATCAAACGGCTTACTTCGTACGTTCGGTTGAAAGACGGGTAGGAAATTGACTTGCTCATTTGATGATTCttgatttattaaaaaataaatagaactAATTTGAGaatgaaaagcaaaaaaaaaaaatcctgtatAAATCACACGTTTCCTTGAGTAGAAAATGATAATCTGAGAGTACCGAGAAATAGCTGAAAATGTTGATAATCTCATCTACAGCTTGAACACAGCGCATCGTTTCACACGTCAATTGCAGATGACTGTTTCCCGTCccaatttgtttcattttatggTCTTTCTCGTCTTTCTTTAAATGTacttacacatattttttattcattttatctttAACATTGTTACCGTTTTTCTGTCCAATCCCGAGTGATAGtcgttatatatttttcatgcaTAATGGAGCAGGAAGAGGAAAAGGCCAGCTTGAATTACGACTGCAACTATAACCTGTTCCTAGCTAAAAGACTAATAGCTGACATGAGGCATATGCAAGGTAAGAAAGGCTAACTTCTCACAGAGACTTCGTTAAAATCTTTTTCTTGACCGTTTTAATATCCAAGATCGTCGCCGCGTTATGAAGTGGCTCCGTTATCTTATGTCTGCGAATAAATCGATCCAAGAAATGCAGCTGAGGAATGACTTCATGTATTATCTGGTTCTCCATCTTCAAGAAGGCGTCCTCAGGCCCCCCTTCGACGAGGAACCGCCAGCCTCAAGTAGCATCGTTGACATCGCTGGTCTGATTGTCAGTAGTAATGTTACACAATTGATCGTTCATTCGTGTTGCATAGTTACGAATCAATGAACACCGAATCTCGCTGAACCtgcaaagaacaaaaaatcgGTATAAAGTGTGGTCTTTTTTAATCGCCTCAGGCGAATATCTCGAAAAGTGGAAGAGATACGAAAATAAGTTTTGTACAAAACCTGAAGGGTTTTGAACTAGGAAGGTAATAATGATATGGGTTGATTTGTAAATTGCGCGACTTTTGAGATTTTTTAGTCAGACAATGCGTATTATGACTAAGACCGGCTAATAGCGGTTTGGAGGACAAATTCACAGAGGTAAAAGAATACTAAATTtatcaacattttcaaaaaatgttctAAATATGGccacatttttaaaaattttccgtgaGTGATATATTCGGCCATATTTAGCTGAGGCAAGGCATTAATCCcgaaaaattcatcactttttTGCATTTAAGGGACTATGAAAGATGCGTGGATCACCTCGAAAACACGTTTTTGCTTCATTTCGTAGGAAAGTGGTTGAATACTTTACTTAccgaaaattggaaattttttttgacaattttgtaCGATTAAATATATTGTTTTACGTTTTTGAATTGCTCTTCCAACCAACTATCAGCCGGTTGCAGTCAAAATATGTGTTCCTTGTCTAAAGTCacagttttcgaaatttcgaaacgCATATCGGTGTTAACTGTCCCCCTCGAAGAAACCCttcaaattttgtatcaaaCTTATTCTCGTATCTCGTCTGGTTTCTGAGATATTCGCCCGAGGGAATTAAAAAAGATCACCCTATATATTGTTATACGTGAAATGACACAAAAGTTGAGTCATATCGAAACTTATTTCGGTGATgttattttttacgaaaaccTATCACCCAAAGTTTGCTCATGCCGGTTTCCCCAATCATAACGAATCCCGGTTAGCCTGGCAGAATCGACAACACGGAGAATGCTGATGAGATAATTGCCTCCCTCGAGGAAAACTCAGGCGACGGTCCCATGGTTATGAAAATGTCGCCGGATGGCGGCGCGTTTTTGGCAGCTCAGCCGGTACCGCATCAGGGTTCGTTCTGCTACCTTGCCATTACCACGAAGAAGGAAAGTTCCTGAACTGCGAATATTACTGTACGATCCTACGTTTGTCGGATTAAATCCTGCAGCGTTGTACTGtgaaaatgtataatacatgttGATGATGGAATTCCGATGGGTCAGTCGAGTCGTCGAGTCTATTCTGATTGCGGTATCCTTCGTGTACGAATCGTAGGGTAGGTGCGAGATAATATAGCTTGTCGGTGTACATCGCGTAGACGTCGACAGATACACATGACGAAGATTTTAGCCTGACGAAAGATGCGGTGGAGATAAGTCGCTGCGTCGGTTATACATACACCCATGTATAAGCATACCgatatacgtaggtataataatatgtgagCGGGAACAAACATCTGATAAGGTCTTGAGCAAAGATAAGTTACGTCACGCGAGAACGTTGCCAGGAACATCTCTGGTCAAATAGTAGCTTCTCCGGTTATAATATGCCATTTTATTTGTCTGACAATACACACATATTTTAGCGGGTTAATTTCTGGACCGGTATATAGTAAATTGTTTTATCCATCTGGTGTACAAGTACATTATATCGGTAAATTTTAACgggtttatatttttattctcttcacCGCGGTCGCTCGgtcgtaattaaaaatttcaccgatcCTTATCGCAACGCATCTACCGTCGA
The Neodiprion lecontei isolate iyNeoLeco1 chromosome 3, iyNeoLeco1.1, whole genome shotgun sequence DNA segment above includes these coding regions:
- the LOC124293331 gene encoding centrosomal protein of 78 kDa isoform X1, which translates into the protein MKQIGTGNSHLQLTCETMRCVQAVDEIINIFSYFSLMCKEDHVQPLPAIKSHLRKGRLRLCADRINFEDWSPVLRTIANDQSLFEIIVYSRHRRKKIREQVNTAERIEKFRRRLRSREPMLYTNFILRCFVDAISSCIGKSPVITSLTLDGIPLPIKYLDPLCEGLKCAKNLTALRLPRCRIGDTGCDLVLNVLVDCVSLCILDLSSCRLTIRSSMSLSTFLKKRRTNLLHSAWSDAQAVQGLHTLVLNHNRKLGDCGVRLLVDELKEDFWMKTFNIRHCGLTSRGGETVVRLLETNSVVTSIDLKENDIPETIIHNVSKILRRRKENGERASMRKRLITAKEMNFQGNKDDRKKPTTRMTDLLLKKKSHFVSTLNKNLTKNQRSWTRLFIKSSTRRIPGWKVTHPRFRRPKNTERENLNLKKVSARLSRTIGSNAVLLRELINDRELLGEVKTRRLQAEKKFSELEPQLEKLRKSICEQDKLRYRISQERKLFDYLKRLFARLEEFPESVAVVSNPENESTVAEEIIGGNPAWKIVSEVDLSPEGRNLRANYASQRGRPHCPRKLRGQ
- the LOC124293331 gene encoding protein Cep78 homolog isoform X2, with product MSKSISYPSFNRTYELMCKEDHVQPLPAIKSHLRKGRLRLCADRINFEDWSPVLRTIANDQSLFEIIVYSRHRRKKIREQVNTAERIEKFRRRLRSREPMLYTNFILRCFVDAISSCIGKSPVITSLTLDGIPLPIKYLDPLCEGLKCAKNLTALRLPRCRIGDTGCDLVLNVLVDCVSLCILDLSSCRLTIRSSMSLSTFLKKRRTNLLHSAWSDAQAVQGLHTLVLNHNRKLGDCGVRLLVDELKEDFWMKTFNIRHCGLTSRGGETVVRLLETNSVVTSIDLKENDIPETIIHNVSKILRRRKENGERASMRKRLITAKEMNFQGNKDDRKKPTTRMTDLLLKKKSHFVSTLNKNLTKNQRSWTRLFIKSSTRRIPGWKVTHPRFRRPKNTERENLNLKKVSARLSRTIGSNAVLLRELINDRELLGEVKTRRLQAEKKFSELEPQLEKLRKSICEQDKLRYRISQERKLFDYLKRLFARLEEFPESVAVVSNPENESTVAEEIIGGNPAWKIVSEVDLSPEGRNLRANYASQRGRPHCPRKLRGQ
- the LOC124293331 gene encoding uncharacterized protein LOC124293331 isoform X4; amino-acid sequence: MENQIIHEVIPQLHFLDRFIRRHKITEPLHNAATILDIKTVKKKILTKSLRRLRSREPMLYTNFILRCFVDAISSCIGKSPVITSLTLDGIPLPIKYLDPLCEGLKCAKNLTALRLPRCRIGDTGCDLVLNVLVDCVSLCILDLSSCRLTIRSSMSLSTFLKKRRTNLLHSAWSDAQAVQGLHTLVLNHNRKLGDCGVRLLVDELKEDFWMKTFNIRHCGLTSRGGETVVRLLETNSVVTSIDLKENDIPETIIHNVSKILRRRKENGERASMRKRLITAKEMNFQGNKDDRKKPTTRMTDLLLKKKSHFVSTLNKNLTKNQRSWTRLFIKSSTRRIPGWKVTHPRFRRPKNTERENLNLKKVSARLSRTIGSNAVLLRELINDRELLGEVKTRRLQAEKKFSELEPQLEKLRKSICEQDKLRYRISQERKLFDYLKRLFARLEEFPESVAVVSNPENESTVAEEIIGGNPAWKIVSEVDLSPEGRNLRANYASQRGRPHCPRKLRGQ
- the LOC124293331 gene encoding protein Cep78 homolog isoform X3, coding for MCKEDHVQPLPAIKSHLRKGRLRLCADRINFEDWSPVLRTIANDQSLFEIIVYSRHRRKKIREQVNTAERIEKFRRRLRSREPMLYTNFILRCFVDAISSCIGKSPVITSLTLDGIPLPIKYLDPLCEGLKCAKNLTALRLPRCRIGDTGCDLVLNVLVDCVSLCILDLSSCRLTIRSSMSLSTFLKKRRTNLLHSAWSDAQAVQGLHTLVLNHNRKLGDCGVRLLVDELKEDFWMKTFNIRHCGLTSRGGETVVRLLETNSVVTSIDLKENDIPETIIHNVSKILRRRKENGERASMRKRLITAKEMNFQGNKDDRKKPTTRMTDLLLKKKSHFVSTLNKNLTKNQRSWTRLFIKSSTRRIPGWKVTHPRFRRPKNTERENLNLKKVSARLSRTIGSNAVLLRELINDRELLGEVKTRRLQAEKKFSELEPQLEKLRKSICEQDKLRYRISQERKLFDYLKRLFARLEEFPESVAVVSNPENESTVAEEIIGGNPAWKIVSEVDLSPEGRNLRANYASQRGRPHCPRKLRGQ
- the LOC124293331 gene encoding uncharacterized protein LOC124293331 isoform X5; amino-acid sequence: MLYTNFILRCFVDAISSCIGKSPVITSLTLDGIPLPIKYLDPLCEGLKCAKNLTALRLPRCRIGDTGCDLVLNVLVDCVSLCILDLSSCRLTIRSSMSLSTFLKKRRTNLLHSAWSDAQAVQGLHTLVLNHNRKLGDCGVRLLVDELKEDFWMKTFNIRHCGLTSRGGETVVRLLETNSVVTSIDLKENDIPETIIHNVSKILRRRKENGERASMRKRLITAKEMNFQGNKDDRKKPTTRMTDLLLKKKSHFVSTLNKNLTKNQRSWTRLFIKSSTRRIPGWKVTHPRFRRPKNTERENLNLKKVSARLSRTIGSNAVLLRELINDRELLGEVKTRRLQAEKKFSELEPQLEKLRKSICEQDKLRYRISQERKLFDYLKRLFARLEEFPESVAVVSNPENESTVAEEIIGGNPAWKIVSEVDLSPEGRNLRANYASQRGRPHCPRKLRGQ